The genomic window TCGGCTAACCTGTCCTTTACACATCAGTCAGCATTTTATGGGCAAACAGTGAATGTGACTTGTGGCCCTCTACCAAAGAGCCTTAATTTTGGTAACAACTGGATTGCAGAGTGGAGCCAGGGCAACAGCTTAATTTCCAATGACAGCAAACACAGTCTTTCAACAGACTATGGAGCTGGAACAGCAACATTAACTATGTCAAATGTCTTTACAAGCGAGGATGGTACGAAAATGTTCCAGTTTTGTACAGGCAGTAAATAATTTCTGTCAAAGGGGACATTTTTCTAAATAACTTGTAGGCAGTATTTATATTACAGTACAAGTGCAGTCAGAATTGACAGACTTGACCAACCAATGCCAACAAATGAATTTGCTCACAGTAAAGTCATTTGACCAAAAAACgaatctattttttttttaatcttagagaaattaaaacacatgacACAATTACAATCATTTGTACAATAGcagtaatagtaaaaaaaagaattttagTTTGAagtttaaattataatttaatcaATGCTTTTCTTTTAGGTTAAAGCTTACAGCATAATATATTTGAGAATGTTGCTCCCAACAcataaaaacctaaatattGATTTAAGTTGGTGCCCTTCTTGTCAGTTAATGCtgtgacatttaatatttttatttgtacttgtTTAGCAATGCTGGCTTCATAGTTGTTTAGCCTTAAATTAATTATCTCCTTTTAATTTCAGGACTTTATGAATGTAATTTTAAACAGGCAACAGGTGGCCCATCCTTTCGACAGAAGTCTTCTGTGGCATTCAAAGTCACTGAGGTGCCGCTGGTCCAAGTGTCACCTGTTCAAATAAAGGTCCCGTGTGATGGTAGAAAAGTGCAACTGACCTGTTCTGTCAGCTCCAACAGCCAAAATTATCTGGTTGAGTTTACAGGTTTGACTAATCCAGGTAAATCTAAAACCAACAAACACCAAACAGCAGATCACAAATCACTTGCATATGAATGCAGTTCTTGGACAGATATTTTAGATAATGTGCATAgtaaatattagtttttattatctaCCACTCTAACATCCAagttatgtttttgtatgtttataaaCAGATGTCAAAATCAACTATGAATATACCAACACTGACTGTACAAGCAAGACTTTTACCTGTCAAGTGAAAGACTTCCCACAGTTTAACAACACCATAACACTGACATCATTCACAGGGTGTGAGTATTGATCCAAAGACTACACAGCATTTACAATTCAGGCCAACATATTATTTCTTGTTGTgatcaaaatgtttctttctctctagcATTTCTTTGTCAAGATtctatttttggttttggacaAGAAGATGAtacagctgcagcttcatgcccAACGAACCAAGAGGGAATCATAACTGCCATTTGTAAGAAGGCGGGCTGGCAGGAGCAACTAAAAACCTGTGTCCTAAAACCAGTTACCGACCTGCTTGTACAGTCTCAGGTTAGCCAGTTCTCCAACTGTTTCTAAAATGAAATTGTGTATCATGGAGTACTTGAATAACAAACATATTCTAGGCAAAAGGTTCTGCACAAAAAAGATGAACAACATAATCAGGTGGACAATTAAAGTCTTTTTAGCACCTGAACATAATGCCTGTCAGCCAACTAGTTAATGAAGTATATCAAAGATGTTCTAGAcagtttttatggttttgttttgctgtccCACTTTGGCACCATCTAGTGGTAATGAATTAGCACTGGAAACTTCATTACTTGTTATAATCTTGCACGAGCATTGGTTAGGATCTAAAACAAGTAACGTTTATCGTAACAGAACACATCTGATTACACTACTAGCTTATATACCTCTATCCTCTCTTTGTTGGGgaatgtcagtgttttctgaaaCATAAGTGCTAAGTCTAAACCATTAGAGTATGAGGATTATGTTTACAAGGATGCCCTAATcaaattgttttagttttttgtccAAATCCAAGACTTTTCCACTTTAGCCCTTTCTGAAATACTGACACCAGTCTCTACCTAAAGTAAACAGCTAATTTGTTTGATTCTTGAAATACCATGTACATGCAGTGAtgattgtgttttctttctttttccttttatgttTTCTTACTCTCACAGTTTTTGACTACCATTACAGTACCAACATTGTTGAGTCAGCTCAGCAATGTCTCTCTCAACTACACAAAGGAAGTGGTTGGATCTCCTACCACCATTAGCGCCGTGGTTCAAATTCTCAGCAATGTAGCAAATGCGTTGTTGTCGTTATCTATCCCAATAACTAAATCTTTAATGGAGGTATGTAAATTAATCTGCTAAGTTTGACACATTTTCTAGActattttaatgaaaatatacatggTACGTTTCCAATGATGTAATAACTACTATCGTCTCCATTTAGGACGTTCTAATAACTTCAGGTATCCTCACCACAGCAAAGGATTCCTGGAAAACTCTAAACAATGGAAGCAGCTCATTAACAAACAGTAGCATCTCCAAAAATGAAAGTATCAGCTCAAAATTCCTACAGTCTATTGAGCAGATAACACGTCGCCTTACCAATGATTCTTTTGACATTTCCACAGATTACATTATCTTTAACAAAACTACATTCAAGGACAATTTCAATGCTGAATTTAATTCTTCAGTAGATGTAGCAATATCAGAGGCTACTGGAGAAAATAAGTCACTCACTATtataacattttcattaatgGATAGCGTACTCCCTGCAAGAAATGAACTTAATTTAGACTCCGCCGTCATCAATGGGAAAGTTGTACTGATTCAGTCCAGTGCCAATGTCAGTAATATTTCCCTCACATTTGTTGTTACCAATGATAGTCTGAAAAACCCGGAGTGTGTTTTCTGGAACTTCAATCTCTCCCGTGGTCTGGGAGGATGGGACAACACAGGCTGCAAGTTAGTCAACAACAACCAAACTGTCACTTGCAACTGTAACCATCTAACCTCCTTCTCCATTCTGATGTCGCCCTTCAGCATTGAGGACCCTGTGCTGGATTACATCACCTACATTGGAGTCAGCATATCTATGGCTTCCTTGATCATATGCCTCATTATTGAAGCCGTCatatggagaaaaataaaacttaaccATACTTCTTACCTGCGTCATGTTTCCATTGTTAACATCGCCGTGTCTCTCCTGATTGCAGACATCTGGTTCATTATTGGCGCAGCTATTTCAGCAGCgaaggaagaaaacaaagcagcatgtAGTACAGCAACTTTTTTTATCCATTATTTCTACCTAGCCCTGTTCTTCTGGATGTTGGCatcagctctgctgctgctctatcGCACAGTTAGTGTTTTTGACGGCGGTTTGTCTAAAACATCTATGTTGGTTATTGGATTCTCTTTAGGATATGGGGCCCCTCTCATCATTGTGGTTGTAACTATAGCTGCCGCTGCACCCAGACAAGCATACATCCAAGGAGCGAAAATCTGTTGGCTCAACTGGAACGAGTCCAAAGCCCTACTGGCATTTGTGATCCCTGCGCTAACAATAGTTGTGATAAACCTCATCATCCTGCTTGTGGTCTTGTACAAAATGCTGAGGAGAAGAGCAGTCGGAGGCGCTTCACATGCATTGGAGAGGCATATCACAGTGGTTCTTGCCAGAACTTTAGCTGTCCTCACACCTTTTTTTGGAATAACTTGGGGTCTAGGCATAGGAACCATGATACACCCACACAACAGAGGACTTCT from Anabas testudineus chromosome 24, fAnaTes1.2, whole genome shotgun sequence includes these protein-coding regions:
- the LOC113149819 gene encoding adhesion G protein-coupled receptor F5-like isoform X7; its protein translation is MAVPRTIGCTIFLVAIFCLHKKGYGESEKRVLEEVMDTKQSVIHGRHKRAVTIQSTTAQNFPVDFDAVVKVQIPVSSAPFNISEIVRDALKNLSFTFNQSLIVTSLNLTTECYPNTTGELQCQCERQFSWPCSKCQVYDACSNNASQPCECSDALPYDGQFCEPYTNAGACLASTTATPPSSTKTEAPPSSTTTAPPSTPLASTTIEPPSSTTTGAAAPPSTALSSTTTVNLSFTMDLPFSDSYNNGNSSQWTDISSAIQTQCRNHISNLINATLTGFRRGSTIADYTVNAPSLNITELDAVKTGIFTDLGTKYPIIFDSSANLSFTHQSAFYGQTVNVTCGPLPKSLNFGNNWIAEWSQGNSLISNDSKHSLSTDYGAGTATLTMSNVFTSEDGLYECNFKQATGGPSFRQKSSVAFKVTEVPLVQVSPVQIKVPCDGRKVQLTCSVSSNSQNYLVEFTGLTNPDVKINYEYTNTDCTSKTFTCQVKDFPQFNNTITLTSFTGSFLCQDSIFGFGQEDDTAAASCPTNQEGIITAICKKAGWQEQLKTCVLKPVTDLLVQSQFLTTITVPTLLSQLSNVSLNYTKEVVGSPTTISAVVQILSNVANALLSLSIPITKSLMEDVLITSGILTTAKDSWKTLNNGSSSLTNSSISKNESISSKFLQSIEQITRRLTNDSFDISTDYIIFNKTTFKDNFNAEFNSSVDVAISEATGENKSLTIITFSLMDSVLPARNELNLDSAVINGKVVLIQSSANVSNISLTFVVTNDSLKNPECVFWNFNLSRGLGGWDNTGCKLVNNNQTVTCNCNHLTSFSILMSPFSIEDPVLDYITYIGVSISMASLIICLIIEAVIWRKIKLNHTSYLRHVSIVNIAVSLLIADIWFIIGAAISAAKEENKAACSTATFFIHYFYLALFFWMLASALLLLYRTVSVFDGGLSKTSMLVIGFSLGYGAPLIIVVVTIAAAAPRQAYIQGAKICWLNWNESKALLAFVIPALTIVVINLIILLVVLYKMLRRRAVGGASHALERHITVVLARTLAVLTPFFGITWGLGIGTMIHPHNRGLLIAFALFNSLQGFFILVFGTLLDHKVQSELVIKSQTSSRRTKSTSAGALSSSGLGAFWNWRRARDGYSVSSGATNASNSYSNS
- the LOC113149819 gene encoding adhesion G protein-coupled receptor F5-like isoform X13; amino-acid sequence: MAVPRTIGCTIFLVAIFCLHKKGYGESEKRVLEEVMDTKQSVIHGRHKRAVTIQSTTAQNFPVDFDAVVKVQIPVSSAPFNISEIVRDALKNLSFTFNQSLIVTSLNLTTECYPNTTGELQCQCERQFSWPCSKCQVYDACSNNASQPCECSDALPYDGQFCEPYTNAGACLASTTEAPPSSTTTAPPSTPLASTTIAEPPSSTTTGAAAPPSTALSSTTTVNLSFTMDLPFSDSYNNGNSSQWTDISSAIQTQCRNHISNLINATLTGFRRGSTIADYTVNAPSLNITELDAVKTGIFTDLGTKYPIIFDSSANLSFTHQSAFYGQTVNVTCGPLPKSLNFGNNWIAEWSQGNSLISNDSKHSLSTDYGAGTATLTMSNVFTSEDGLYECNFKQATGGPSFRQKSSVAFKVTEVPLVQVSPVQIKVPCDGRKVQLTCSVSSNSQNYLVEFTGLTNPDVKINYEYTNTDCTSKTFTCQVKDFPQFNNTITLTSFTGSFLCQDSIFGFGQEDDTAAASCPTNQEGIITAICKKAGWQEQLKTCVLKPVTDLLVQSQFLTTITVPTLLSQLSNVSLNYTKEVVGSPTTISAVVQILSNVANALLSLSIPITKSLMEDVLITSGILTTAKDSWKTLNNGSSSLTNSSISKNESISSKFLQSIEQITRRLTNDSFDISTDYIIFNKTTFKDNFNAEFNSSVDVAISEATGENKSLTIITFSLMDSVLPARNELNLDSAVINGKVVLIQSSANVSNISLTFVVTNDSLKNPECVFWNFNLSRGLGGWDNTGCKLVNNNQTVTCNCNHLTSFSILMSPFSIEDPVLDYITYIGVSISMASLIICLIIEAVIWRKIKLNHTSYLRHVSIVNIAVSLLIADIWFIIGAAISAAKEENKAACSTATFFIHYFYLALFFWMLASALLLLYRTVSVFDGGLSKTSMLVIGFSLGYGAPLIIVVVTIAAAAPRQAYIQGAKICWLNWNESKALLAFVIPALTIVVINLIILLVVLYKMLRRRAVGGASHALERHITVVLARTLAVLTPFFGITWGLGIGTMIHPHNRGLLIAFALFNSLQGFFILVFGTLLDHKVQSELVIKSQTSSRRTKSTSAGALSSSGLGAFWNWRRARDGYSVSSGATNASNSYSNS
- the LOC113149819 gene encoding adhesion G protein-coupled receptor F5-like isoform X12 translates to MAVPRTIGCTIFLVAIFCLHKKGYGESEKRVLEEVMDTKQSVIHGRHKRAVPVDFDAVVKVQIPVSSAPFNISEIVRDALKNLSFTFNQSLIVTSLNLTTECYPNTTGELQCQCERQFSWPCSKCQVYDACSNNASQPCECSDALPYDGQFCEPYTNAGACLASTTATPPSSTKTEAPPSSTTTAAPPSTPLASTTIAEPPSSTTTGAAAPPSTALSSTTTVNLSFTMDLPFSDSYNNGNSSQWTDISSAIQTQCRNHISNLINATLTGFRRGSTIADYTVNAPSLNITELDAVKTGIFTDLGTKYPIIFDSSANLSFTHQSAFYGQTVNVTCGPLPKSLNFGNNWIAEWSQGNSLISNDSKHSLSTDYGAGTATLTMSNVFTSEDGLYECNFKQATGGPSFRQKSSVAFKVTEVPLVQVSPVQIKVPCDGRKVQLTCSVSSNSQNYLVEFTGLTNPDVKINYEYTNTDCTSKTFTCQVKDFPQFNNTITLTSFTGSFLCQDSIFGFGQEDDTAAASCPTNQEGIITAICKKAGWQEQLKTCVLKPVTDLLVQSQFLTTITVPTLLSQLSNVSLNYTKEVVGSPTTISAVVQILSNVANALLSLSIPITKSLMEDVLITSGILTTAKDSWKTLNNGSSSLTNSSISKNESISSKFLQSIEQITRRLTNDSFDISTDYIIFNKTTFKDNFNAEFNSSVDVAISEATGENKSLTIITFSLMDSVLPARNELNLDSAVINGKVVLIQSSANVSNISLTFVVTNDSLKNPECVFWNFNLSRGLGGWDNTGCKLVNNNQTVTCNCNHLTSFSILMSPFSIEDPVLDYITYIGVSISMASLIICLIIEAVIWRKIKLNHTSYLRHVSIVNIAVSLLIADIWFIIGAAISAAKEENKAACSTATFFIHYFYLALFFWMLASALLLLYRTVSVFDGGLSKTSMLVIGFSLGYGAPLIIVVVTIAAAAPRQAYIQGAKICWLNWNESKALLAFVIPALTIVVINLIILLVVLYKMLRRRAVGGASHALERHITVVLARTLAVLTPFFGITWGLGIGTMIHPHNRGLLIAFALFNSLQGFFILVFGTLLDHKVQSELVIKSQTSSRRTKSTSAGALSSSGLGAFWNWRRARDGYSVSSGATNASNSYSNS
- the LOC113149819 gene encoding adhesion G protein-coupled receptor F5-like isoform X8; protein product: MAVPRTIGCTIFLVAIFCLHKKGYGESEKRVLEEVMDTKQSVIHGRHKRAVTIQSTTAQNFPVDFDAVVKVQIPVSSAPFNISEIVRDALKNLSFTFNQSLIVTSLNLTTECYPNTTGELQCQCERQFSWPCSKCQVYDACSNNASQPCECSDALPYDGQFCEPYTNAGACLASTTATPPSSTKTEAPPSSTTTAPPSTPLASTTIAEPPSSTTTAAPPSTALSSTTTVNLSFTMDLPFSDSYNNGNSSQWTDISSAIQTQCRNHISNLINATLTGFRRGSTIADYTVNAPSLNITELDAVKTGIFTDLGTKYPIIFDSSANLSFTHQSAFYGQTVNVTCGPLPKSLNFGNNWIAEWSQGNSLISNDSKHSLSTDYGAGTATLTMSNVFTSEDGLYECNFKQATGGPSFRQKSSVAFKVTEVPLVQVSPVQIKVPCDGRKVQLTCSVSSNSQNYLVEFTGLTNPDVKINYEYTNTDCTSKTFTCQVKDFPQFNNTITLTSFTGSFLCQDSIFGFGQEDDTAAASCPTNQEGIITAICKKAGWQEQLKTCVLKPVTDLLVQSQFLTTITVPTLLSQLSNVSLNYTKEVVGSPTTISAVVQILSNVANALLSLSIPITKSLMEDVLITSGILTTAKDSWKTLNNGSSSLTNSSISKNESISSKFLQSIEQITRRLTNDSFDISTDYIIFNKTTFKDNFNAEFNSSVDVAISEATGENKSLTIITFSLMDSVLPARNELNLDSAVINGKVVLIQSSANVSNISLTFVVTNDSLKNPECVFWNFNLSRGLGGWDNTGCKLVNNNQTVTCNCNHLTSFSILMSPFSIEDPVLDYITYIGVSISMASLIICLIIEAVIWRKIKLNHTSYLRHVSIVNIAVSLLIADIWFIIGAAISAAKEENKAACSTATFFIHYFYLALFFWMLASALLLLYRTVSVFDGGLSKTSMLVIGFSLGYGAPLIIVVVTIAAAAPRQAYIQGAKICWLNWNESKALLAFVIPALTIVVINLIILLVVLYKMLRRRAVGGASHALERHITVVLARTLAVLTPFFGITWGLGIGTMIHPHNRGLLIAFALFNSLQGFFILVFGTLLDHKVQSELVIKSQTSSRRTKSTSAGALSSSGLGAFWNWRRARDGYSVSSGATNASNSYSNS
- the LOC113149819 gene encoding adhesion G protein-coupled receptor F5-like isoform X11 translates to MAVPRTIGCTIFLVAIFCLHKKGYGESEKRVLEEVMDTKQSVIHGRHKRAVTIQSTTAQNFPVDFDAVVKVQIPVSSAPFNISEIVRDALKNLSFTFNQSLIVTSLNLTTECYPNTTGELQCQCERQFSWPCSKCQVYDACSNNASQPCECSDALPYDGQFCEPYTNAGACLASTTEAPPSSTTTAAPPSTPLASTTIAEPPSSTTTGAAAPPSTALSSTTTVNLSFTMDLPFSDSYNNGNSSQWTDISSAIQTQCRNHISNLINATLTGFRRGSTIADYTVNAPSLNITELDAVKTGIFTDLGTKYPIIFDSSANLSFTHQSAFYGQTVNVTCGPLPKSLNFGNNWIAEWSQGNSLISNDSKHSLSTDYGAGTATLTMSNVFTSEDGLYECNFKQATGGPSFRQKSSVAFKVTEVPLVQVSPVQIKVPCDGRKVQLTCSVSSNSQNYLVEFTGLTNPDVKINYEYTNTDCTSKTFTCQVKDFPQFNNTITLTSFTGSFLCQDSIFGFGQEDDTAAASCPTNQEGIITAICKKAGWQEQLKTCVLKPVTDLLVQSQFLTTITVPTLLSQLSNVSLNYTKEVVGSPTTISAVVQILSNVANALLSLSIPITKSLMEDVLITSGILTTAKDSWKTLNNGSSSLTNSSISKNESISSKFLQSIEQITRRLTNDSFDISTDYIIFNKTTFKDNFNAEFNSSVDVAISEATGENKSLTIITFSLMDSVLPARNELNLDSAVINGKVVLIQSSANVSNISLTFVVTNDSLKNPECVFWNFNLSRGLGGWDNTGCKLVNNNQTVTCNCNHLTSFSILMSPFSIEDPVLDYITYIGVSISMASLIICLIIEAVIWRKIKLNHTSYLRHVSIVNIAVSLLIADIWFIIGAAISAAKEENKAACSTATFFIHYFYLALFFWMLASALLLLYRTVSVFDGGLSKTSMLVIGFSLGYGAPLIIVVVTIAAAAPRQAYIQGAKICWLNWNESKALLAFVIPALTIVVINLIILLVVLYKMLRRRAVGGASHALERHITVVLARTLAVLTPFFGITWGLGIGTMIHPHNRGLLIAFALFNSLQGFFILVFGTLLDHKVQSELVIKSQTSSRRTKSTSAGALSSSGLGAFWNWRRARDGYSVSSGATNASNSYSNS
- the LOC113149819 gene encoding adhesion G protein-coupled receptor F5-like isoform X4, yielding MAVPRTIGCTIFLVAIFCLHKKGYGESEKRVLEEVMDTKQSVIHGRHKRAVTIQSTTAQNFPVDFDAVVKVQIPVSSAPFNISEIVRDALKNLSFTFNQSLIVTSLNLTTECYPNTTGELQCQCERQFSWPCSKCQVYDACSNNASQPCECSDALPYDGQFCEPYTNAGACLASTTATPPSSTKTEAPPSSTTTAAPPSTPLASTTIEPPSSTTTGAAAPPSTALSSTTTVNLSFTMDLPFSDSYNNGNSSQWTDISSAIQTQCRNHISNLINATLTGFRRGSTIADYTVNAPSLNITELDAVKTGIFTDLGTKYPIIFDSSANLSFTHQSAFYGQTVNVTCGPLPKSLNFGNNWIAEWSQGNSLISNDSKHSLSTDYGAGTATLTMSNVFTSEDGLYECNFKQATGGPSFRQKSSVAFKVTEVPLVQVSPVQIKVPCDGRKVQLTCSVSSNSQNYLVEFTGLTNPDVKINYEYTNTDCTSKTFTCQVKDFPQFNNTITLTSFTGSFLCQDSIFGFGQEDDTAAASCPTNQEGIITAICKKAGWQEQLKTCVLKPVTDLLVQSQFLTTITVPTLLSQLSNVSLNYTKEVVGSPTTISAVVQILSNVANALLSLSIPITKSLMEDVLITSGILTTAKDSWKTLNNGSSSLTNSSISKNESISSKFLQSIEQITRRLTNDSFDISTDYIIFNKTTFKDNFNAEFNSSVDVAISEATGENKSLTIITFSLMDSVLPARNELNLDSAVINGKVVLIQSSANVSNISLTFVVTNDSLKNPECVFWNFNLSRGLGGWDNTGCKLVNNNQTVTCNCNHLTSFSILMSPFSIEDPVLDYITYIGVSISMASLIICLIIEAVIWRKIKLNHTSYLRHVSIVNIAVSLLIADIWFIIGAAISAAKEENKAACSTATFFIHYFYLALFFWMLASALLLLYRTVSVFDGGLSKTSMLVIGFSLGYGAPLIIVVVTIAAAAPRQAYIQGAKICWLNWNESKALLAFVIPALTIVVINLIILLVVLYKMLRRRAVGGASHALERHITVVLARTLAVLTPFFGITWGLGIGTMIHPHNRGLLIAFALFNSLQGFFILVFGTLLDHKVQSELVIKSQTSSRRTKSTSAGALSSSGLGAFWNWRRARDGYSVSSGATNASNSYSNS
- the LOC113149819 gene encoding adhesion G-protein coupled receptor F1-like isoform X17, which gives rise to MADTKERRIPVVHCTVTETCPTQSQPVPVDFDAVVKVQIPVSSAPFNISEIVRDALKNLSFTFNQSLIVTSLNLTTECYPNTTGELQCQCERQFSWPCSKCQVYDACSNNASQPCECSDALPYDGQFCEPYTNAGACLASTTATPPSSTKTEAPPSSTTTAAPPSTPLASTTIAEPPSSTTTGAAAPPSTALSSTTTVNLSFTMDLPFSDSYNNGNSSQWTDISSAIQTQCRNHISNLINATLTGFRRGSTIADYTVNAPSLNITELDAVKTGIFTDLGTKYPIIFDSSANLSFTHQSAFYGQTVNVTCGPLPKSLNFGNNWIAEWSQGNSLISNDSKHSLSTDYGAGTATLTMSNVFTSEDGLYECNFKQATGGPSFRQKSSVAFKVTEVPLVQVSPVQIKVPCDGRKVQLTCSVSSNSQNYLVEFTGLTNPDVKINYEYTNTDCTSKTFTCQVKDFPQFNNTITLTSFTGSFLCQDSIFGFGQEDDTAAASCPTNQEGIITAICKKAGWQEQLKTCVLKPVTDLLVQSQFLTTITVPTLLSQLSNVSLNYTKEVVGSPTTISAVVQILSNVANALLSLSIPITKSLMEDVLITSGILTTAKDSWKTLNNGSSSLTNSSISKNESISSKFLQSIEQITRRLTNDSFDISTDYIIFNKTTFKDNFNAEFNSSVDVAISEATGENKSLTIITFSLMDSVLPARNELNLDSAVINGKVVLIQSSANVSNISLTFVVTNDSLKNPECVFWNFNLSRGLGGWDNTGCKLVNNNQTVTCNCNHLTSFSILMSPFSIEDPVLDYITYIGVSISMASLIICLIIEAVIWRKIKLNHTSYLRHVSIVNIAVSLLIADIWFIIGAAISAAKEENKAACSTATFFIHYFYLALFFWMLASALLLLYRTVSVFDGGLSKTSMLVIGFSLGYGAPLIIVVVTIAAAAPRQAYIQGAKICWLNWNESKALLAFVIPALTIVVINLIILLVVLYKMLRRRAVGGASHALERHITVVLARTLAVLTPFFGITWGLGIGTMIHPHNRGLLIAFALFNSLQGFFILVFGTLLDHKVQSELVIKSQTSSRRTKSTSAGALSSSGLGAFWNWRRARDGYSVSSGATNASNSYSNS
- the LOC113149819 gene encoding adhesion G protein-coupled receptor F5-like isoform X18, with product MAVPRTIGCTIFLVAIFCLHKKGYGESEKRVLEEVMDTKQSVIHGRHKRAVTIQSTTAQNFPVDFDAVVKVQIPVSSAPFNISEIVRDALKNLSFTFNQSLIVTSLNLTTECYPNTTGELQCQCERQFSWPCSKCQVYDACSNNASQPCECSDALPYDGQFCEPYTNAGACLASTTATPPSSTKTEAPPSSTTTVNLSFTMDLPFSDSYNNGNSSQWTDISSAIQTQCRNHISNLINATLTGFRRGSTIADYTVNAPSLNITELDAVKTGIFTDLGTKYPIIFDSSANLSFTHQSAFYGQTVNVTCGPLPKSLNFGNNWIAEWSQGNSLISNDSKHSLSTDYGAGTATLTMSNVFTSEDGLYECNFKQATGGPSFRQKSSVAFKVTEVPLVQVSPVQIKVPCDGRKVQLTCSVSSNSQNYLVEFTGLTNPDVKINYEYTNTDCTSKTFTCQVKDFPQFNNTITLTSFTGSFLCQDSIFGFGQEDDTAAASCPTNQEGIITAICKKAGWQEQLKTCVLKPVTDLLVQSQFLTTITVPTLLSQLSNVSLNYTKEVVGSPTTISAVVQILSNVANALLSLSIPITKSLMEDVLITSGILTTAKDSWKTLNNGSSSLTNSSISKNESISSKFLQSIEQITRRLTNDSFDISTDYIIFNKTTFKDNFNAEFNSSVDVAISEATGENKSLTIITFSLMDSVLPARNELNLDSAVINGKVVLIQSSANVSNISLTFVVTNDSLKNPECVFWNFNLSRGLGGWDNTGCKLVNNNQTVTCNCNHLTSFSILMSPFSIEDPVLDYITYIGVSISMASLIICLIIEAVIWRKIKLNHTSYLRHVSIVNIAVSLLIADIWFIIGAAISAAKEENKAACSTATFFIHYFYLALFFWMLASALLLLYRTVSVFDGGLSKTSMLVIGFSLGYGAPLIIVVVTIAAAAPRQAYIQGAKICWLNWNESKALLAFVIPALTIVVINLIILLVVLYKMLRRRAVGGASHALERHITVVLARTLAVLTPFFGITWGLGIGTMIHPHNRGLLIAFALFNSLQGFFILVFGTLLDHKVQSELVIKSQTSSRRTKSTSAGALSSSGLGAFWNWRRARDGYSVSSGATNASNSYSNS
- the LOC113149819 gene encoding adhesion G protein-coupled receptor F5-like isoform X6, with product MAVPRTIGCTIFLVAIFCLHKKGYGESEKRVLEEVMDTKQSVIHGRHKRAVTIQSTTAQNFPVDFDAVVKVQIPVSSAPFNISEIVRDALKNLSFTFNQSLIVTSLNLTTECYPNTTGELQCQCERQFSWPCSKCQVYDACSNNASQPCECSDALPYDGQFCEPYTNAGACLASTTATPPSSTKTEAPPSSTTTAPPSTPLASTTIAEPPSSTTTAAAPPSTALSSTTTVNLSFTMDLPFSDSYNNGNSSQWTDISSAIQTQCRNHISNLINATLTGFRRGSTIADYTVNAPSLNITELDAVKTGIFTDLGTKYPIIFDSSANLSFTHQSAFYGQTVNVTCGPLPKSLNFGNNWIAEWSQGNSLISNDSKHSLSTDYGAGTATLTMSNVFTSEDGLYECNFKQATGGPSFRQKSSVAFKVTEVPLVQVSPVQIKVPCDGRKVQLTCSVSSNSQNYLVEFTGLTNPDVKINYEYTNTDCTSKTFTCQVKDFPQFNNTITLTSFTGSFLCQDSIFGFGQEDDTAAASCPTNQEGIITAICKKAGWQEQLKTCVLKPVTDLLVQSQFLTTITVPTLLSQLSNVSLNYTKEVVGSPTTISAVVQILSNVANALLSLSIPITKSLMEDVLITSGILTTAKDSWKTLNNGSSSLTNSSISKNESISSKFLQSIEQITRRLTNDSFDISTDYIIFNKTTFKDNFNAEFNSSVDVAISEATGENKSLTIITFSLMDSVLPARNELNLDSAVINGKVVLIQSSANVSNISLTFVVTNDSLKNPECVFWNFNLSRGLGGWDNTGCKLVNNNQTVTCNCNHLTSFSILMSPFSIEDPVLDYITYIGVSISMASLIICLIIEAVIWRKIKLNHTSYLRHVSIVNIAVSLLIADIWFIIGAAISAAKEENKAACSTATFFIHYFYLALFFWMLASALLLLYRTVSVFDGGLSKTSMLVIGFSLGYGAPLIIVVVTIAAAAPRQAYIQGAKICWLNWNESKALLAFVIPALTIVVINLIILLVVLYKMLRRRAVGGASHALERHITVVLARTLAVLTPFFGITWGLGIGTMIHPHNRGLLIAFALFNSLQGFFILVFGTLLDHKVQSELVIKSQTSSRRTKSTSAGALSSSGLGAFWNWRRARDGYSVSSGATNASNSYSNS